One region of Natronorubrum aibiense genomic DNA includes:
- a CDS encoding DUF3194 domain-containing protein, which translates to MPTDEPTADDVVQTASDAAEGYVFLQYKQSAVRDLDVTVTFEDGVLEVDVYLNAPDSEDTPDAEQVADDAALAARNAVDELFGE; encoded by the coding sequence ATGCCGACTGACGAGCCGACGGCCGACGACGTCGTTCAGACGGCGTCGGACGCTGCGGAAGGCTACGTCTTCTTGCAGTACAAACAGTCGGCGGTTCGCGATCTCGACGTCACTGTAACGTTCGAAGACGGCGTCCTCGAGGTCGACGTCTACCTCAACGCGCCCGACAGCGAGGACACGCCCGATGCCGAGCAGGTCGCCGACGACGCCGCGCTCGCAGCGCGAAACGCAGTCGACGAACTGTTCGGCGAGTAA
- a CDS encoding iron transporter: MRRRTALAAGGSLLTALSAGCLETLRREDAWRELVVDPPEGIYVPPKVDGMVRYGTATVDGRSITVRATRPHSFWPVAGTERSRADVRSRHALHLMVSVHDADTGVFVPVPVTTAIRHRDGPGDGDRVDERSLWPMLSQRMGPHYGDNVVLEGDGTYTVTVRTGPTTADSTGSLADRTGEATSADFEFEYDAADIEDLERRLVDANEGRGEPGSLESMADATVHGPTIESSGATRIGVGRSGDVVVPTALVEDGNRDGVVTPALAATLRTRHNRYPLPFASLSTTVSRDSEPIVTEQLAETIDPRIGHHYRTPIEPSVLERGDTLSITVETPPQVARHEGYETAFLERDEVTVDLEGGSAVHWSLPR, translated from the coding sequence ATGCGACGGCGAACGGCACTCGCAGCCGGCGGGTCGCTACTCACCGCCCTGTCGGCTGGCTGCCTCGAGACCCTGCGGCGAGAGGATGCGTGGCGCGAGCTCGTCGTCGACCCGCCTGAGGGGATCTACGTCCCGCCGAAAGTCGACGGTATGGTGCGCTACGGGACGGCAACCGTGGACGGGCGCTCGATCACGGTTCGGGCGACCCGTCCGCACTCGTTCTGGCCGGTCGCTGGCACCGAACGAAGCCGCGCCGACGTCCGTTCACGACACGCGCTGCACCTGATGGTGAGCGTCCACGACGCCGACACGGGGGTGTTCGTCCCCGTACCGGTGACGACGGCGATCCGACACCGCGACGGACCAGGCGACGGCGACCGCGTCGACGAGCGCTCGCTCTGGCCAATGCTCTCCCAGCGAATGGGGCCACACTACGGCGACAACGTCGTCCTCGAGGGCGACGGCACGTACACGGTAACGGTTCGGACCGGGCCGACGACTGCCGACTCGACCGGATCGCTCGCCGACCGAACAGGCGAGGCGACTAGCGCCGATTTCGAGTTCGAGTACGACGCGGCCGACATCGAGGACCTCGAGCGCCGACTGGTCGACGCGAACGAGGGACGGGGTGAGCCGGGTTCGCTCGAGTCGATGGCGGACGCCACGGTCCACGGTCCCACGATCGAGTCCAGCGGCGCGACTCGGATCGGCGTCGGGCGAAGCGGCGACGTCGTGGTTCCGACCGCGCTCGTCGAAGACGGCAATCGGGACGGAGTGGTGACCCCTGCGCTGGCGGCGACGCTGCGAACGAGACACAATCGGTACCCGCTCCCGTTCGCGTCGCTTTCGACGACGGTGTCTCGAGACAGCGAGCCGATCGTCACCGAGCAACTCGCCGAGACGATCGATCCCCGAATTGGCCACCATTATCGCACGCCGATCGAGCCGAGCGTTCTCGAGCGCGGCGACACCCTCTCGATCACTGTCGAAACCCCGCCGCAGGTGGCCCGCCACGAGGGGTACGAGACGGCGTTTCTCGAGCGCGACGAGGTGACGGTCGATCTCGAGGGCGGTAGCGCCGTTCATTGGTCCCTCCCGCGATGA
- the pth2 gene encoding peptidyl-tRNA hydrolase Pth2, producing MKQAIVARTDIGMGQGKLAAQVAHASLSAYEKADSQLQSQWKSGGQKKVVLKGESERQLHELAAIADSNGIPHAIVRDAGHTQLEPGTVTTLAVGPAADDRVDSVTGDLSLF from the coding sequence ATGAAACAGGCCATCGTCGCTCGCACCGACATCGGCATGGGACAGGGAAAACTCGCCGCACAGGTCGCCCACGCGTCGCTGTCGGCCTACGAGAAGGCAGATAGCCAACTCCAGAGCCAGTGGAAAAGCGGCGGGCAGAAGAAGGTCGTGCTGAAAGGCGAGAGTGAGCGCCAACTGCACGAACTCGCGGCGATCGCCGACAGCAACGGGATTCCCCACGCCATTGTCAGAGACGCCGGCCACACCCAACTCGAGCCCGGTACCGTCACCACGCTGGCCGTCGGCCCGGCGGCCGACGATCGCGTCGACAGCGTCACCGGCGACCTCTCGCTGTTCTGA
- a CDS encoding DsbA family protein, whose amino-acid sequence MKLTRRTVLGTAAAVGIGTGVAGCLGSEDPPEPPVLGDPDADVTVTVFEDFSCPSCRQYKQQLFPDIEATYIEPERIRYEQRNYPIPVDETWSWAIACAARELYETEGNEAFWPFATDIYDHLGSYSYETIETVADDLGFDGAAAREAAEEESHRSVIEDDKSYGDSSGVEGTPAIFVDGEQVNLAETRPSTAIDAALE is encoded by the coding sequence ATGAAACTCACGCGACGGACGGTTCTCGGGACGGCCGCGGCGGTCGGCATCGGAACCGGAGTTGCGGGCTGTCTCGGCAGCGAGGACCCACCGGAGCCGCCCGTGCTGGGCGATCCGGACGCCGACGTGACGGTGACCGTCTTCGAGGACTTCTCCTGTCCGAGCTGTCGCCAGTACAAACAGCAACTCTTCCCGGATATCGAAGCGACCTACATCGAGCCGGAACGGATCAGATACGAACAGCGCAATTATCCGATCCCGGTCGATGAAACCTGGTCGTGGGCGATCGCCTGTGCGGCACGCGAACTCTACGAGACCGAGGGCAACGAGGCGTTCTGGCCTTTCGCGACCGACATCTACGACCACCTGGGCTCGTACTCCTACGAGACGATCGAGACGGTTGCCGACGATCTCGGATTCGACGGGGCCGCGGCCCGCGAGGCAGCCGAAGAGGAGAGCCACCGATCGGTAATCGAAGACGACAAGTCCTACGGCGACTCGAGCGGCGTCGAGGGGACACCGGCCATCTTCGTCGACGGCGAGCAGGTCAATCTCGCGGAGACGCGGCCATCGACCGCCATCGACGCGGCGCTCGAATAA
- a CDS encoding thiamine-phosphate synthase family protein, giving the protein MQFVEEIVVDEFLPTVRSLLAGALRERGLTQSEVAGVLGISQSAVSKYAHGDVTTNDRIADDDRVDALVTELADGLVDGDITPVQALIEIEVLIRDLEAGGDLLAQLHEDAVPELAEYGSSFRVHDPESDLRTSERVLSSLRGGLRTLENANGFTRLIPAVGSNLVACTPDADDVDDVAGVPGRIFDVKGQTTVPASPEFGVSEHVATVLLAARRHGADASAAINIAYAPELLDRLAEGGHVTAEFDEGGDVASSVGAAIEDEPDATVLYQTGGMGIEPLIYVLGPDAESVAETIRALI; this is encoded by the coding sequence ATGCAATTCGTCGAAGAAATCGTCGTCGACGAGTTCCTGCCGACGGTTCGGTCGCTGCTGGCAGGAGCCCTCCGCGAGCGCGGCCTGACTCAGAGTGAGGTCGCCGGCGTCCTCGGAATCAGCCAGAGCGCCGTCTCGAAGTACGCCCACGGCGACGTCACCACGAACGATCGCATCGCCGACGACGACCGCGTCGACGCGCTCGTCACCGAACTCGCCGACGGACTCGTGGACGGCGACATCACCCCGGTGCAGGCGCTGATCGAGATCGAAGTCCTGATTCGAGACCTCGAGGCCGGCGGTGACCTGCTGGCACAACTGCACGAAGACGCCGTTCCGGAACTCGCCGAGTACGGCTCGAGTTTTCGCGTCCACGACCCCGAAAGCGATCTGCGAACCAGCGAGCGCGTGCTCTCGTCGCTTCGAGGCGGGCTGCGTACCCTCGAGAACGCGAACGGCTTTACGCGGCTGATTCCCGCGGTCGGCTCGAATCTGGTCGCCTGTACGCCCGATGCCGACGACGTCGACGACGTCGCCGGTGTGCCGGGCCGAATCTTCGACGTGAAAGGCCAGACGACGGTGCCGGCCAGCCCCGAGTTCGGTGTCTCCGAACACGTCGCGACGGTGTTACTCGCCGCCCGCCGCCACGGCGCGGACGCGTCGGCAGCGATCAACATCGCGTACGCTCCCGAACTGCTCGACCGACTCGCCGAAGGCGGCCACGTCACCGCCGAGTTCGACGAGGGCGGCGACGTCGCCTCGAGCGTCGGTGCGGCGATCGAAGACGAACCGGACGCGACCGTGCTCTACCAGACCGGCGGGATGGGGATCGAGCCCCTGATCTACGTGCTCGGGCCGGATGCAGAGTCGGTCGCGGAGACGATTCGCGCGCTGATCTGA
- the truD gene encoding tRNA pseudouridine(13) synthase TruD: MRPAHPTEQAVGMEYYVSDTDGVGGHLREDDEHFRVRELERFSTEPVDASLDAYPHLVFRATLSGWDTNDFASRLSDALGISRERVNWAGTKDKYAVTTQLFSVYGADPDELPDVDGAEIEVLGRAGRSLEFGDLAGNAFELVVSDPDQPENAAVITDELHAFGGLENEAEDGTVIGVPNFFGQQRFGSRRPVTHKVGLEIARGDWEGAVMAYLGNPTDAEPAGTQDARAFVQETRDWQEALERFPNRLRYERSMLHGIAECDGEPGPDDFRAALERVPSNLQRLFVHAAQSYAFNLMLSERLERGLPFDRPVEGDVACFADTDAPAGLELPDTDRLQRVDERRVRSVTRHCERGRAFVTAPLVGTDTELADGEQGEIERAVLDELGLEPADFDLPGEFYSSGTRRVILVRTPLEYETDPLTLEFSLPKGSYATVVLREYLKVDPVDLG, from the coding sequence ATGCGCCCGGCACATCCCACAGAGCAGGCCGTCGGTATGGAGTACTACGTCAGCGACACCGACGGCGTCGGTGGCCACCTGCGCGAGGACGACGAGCACTTCCGCGTGCGCGAACTCGAGCGCTTTTCCACCGAGCCGGTCGACGCAAGCCTCGACGCCTACCCACATCTCGTCTTCCGAGCGACGCTGTCGGGGTGGGACACCAACGACTTCGCTTCCCGGCTGTCGGACGCGCTCGGGATCTCTCGAGAGCGAGTCAACTGGGCCGGCACGAAGGACAAGTACGCGGTAACGACGCAGCTGTTTTCGGTCTACGGCGCCGATCCGGACGAACTGCCGGACGTCGACGGAGCCGAGATCGAGGTACTCGGCCGGGCCGGTCGCTCGCTCGAGTTCGGCGATCTCGCAGGGAACGCGTTCGAACTGGTCGTCAGCGATCCCGACCAGCCCGAAAACGCGGCCGTAATCACGGACGAACTCCACGCCTTCGGCGGCCTCGAGAACGAAGCCGAAGACGGGACCGTCATCGGCGTCCCCAACTTCTTTGGACAGCAGCGCTTCGGCAGCCGCCGGCCGGTCACGCACAAAGTGGGCCTCGAGATCGCCCGCGGCGACTGGGAGGGCGCGGTGATGGCGTATCTCGGCAATCCCACGGACGCAGAACCAGCGGGAACCCAAGACGCCCGCGCGTTCGTGCAAGAAACCCGCGACTGGCAGGAAGCCCTCGAGCGCTTTCCTAACCGGCTGCGATACGAGCGCTCGATGCTCCACGGGATCGCCGAGTGCGACGGCGAGCCGGGCCCCGATGACTTCCGCGCCGCCCTCGAGCGTGTCCCCTCGAATCTCCAGCGGCTGTTCGTCCATGCGGCTCAGTCGTACGCGTTCAATCTGATGCTCAGCGAGCGCCTCGAGCGCGGCCTGCCGTTCGACCGGCCCGTCGAGGGCGACGTCGCCTGTTTCGCCGACACCGACGCGCCCGCGGGCCTCGAGTTGCCCGACACGGACCGCCTCCAGCGCGTCGACGAACGCCGTGTGCGATCCGTCACGCGCCACTGCGAGCGCGGCCGCGCGTTCGTCACCGCGCCGCTCGTGGGCACCGACACCGAGCTCGCCGACGGTGAACAGGGCGAAATCGAACGCGCCGTCCTCGACGAGCTCGGCCTCGAGCCCGCGGACTTCGATCTGCCCGGCGAGTTCTACTCGAGTGGTACCCGTCGAGTGATCCTCGTCCGGACACCCCTCGAGTACGAGACCGATCCGCTGACGCTCGAGTTTTCGCTGCCGAAAGGCTCGTACGCGACGGTCGTCCTGCGAGAGTACCTGAAGGTCGATCCGGTCGATCTGGGCTGA
- a CDS encoding DUF2103 domain-containing protein, whose translation MECRHCASPLEKPGDFCLVCREQNTEAIVLEAGRERATLTMLAGEDSDDPATADRDDPVLGETTITTTPEDGENEVVELRNFAGLIGDEIRRKRPEEVYAGGERDVIRAVREDIHYPCYRVDDAEPVDAVLERRGNRALDVVETPPAEKIGGSHTTLIGGRTGMQAIHTVADHPHVKKVIPGPIDAGGKGSQSGLRAKVTRADDGGNVRMLLRDGSSVQENRVVTTARDREMGEMIRDDLNEVLTDAEFQ comes from the coding sequence ATGGAGTGTCGCCACTGCGCCTCGCCGCTCGAGAAACCCGGAGACTTCTGTCTGGTCTGTCGGGAGCAAAACACCGAGGCGATCGTCCTCGAGGCGGGTCGCGAGCGAGCGACGCTGACGATGCTCGCAGGCGAAGACAGTGACGATCCCGCGACAGCAGACCGCGACGACCCAGTACTGGGGGAGACGACGATCACGACGACGCCCGAAGACGGCGAAAACGAGGTCGTCGAACTGCGAAACTTCGCGGGGCTGATCGGCGACGAGATTCGACGCAAACGACCCGAAGAGGTGTACGCGGGCGGTGAACGGGACGTGATTCGGGCCGTTCGCGAGGACATCCACTACCCCTGCTACCGCGTCGACGACGCCGAGCCCGTCGACGCAGTGCTCGAGCGCCGCGGAAATCGCGCGCTCGACGTCGTCGAGACGCCGCCGGCCGAGAAGATCGGTGGCAGCCACACCACCCTCATCGGCGGTCGCACGGGGATGCAGGCGATCCACACCGTCGCCGACCATCCTCACGTCAAGAAAGTCATTCCGGGGCCGATCGACGCCGGCGGAAAGGGCTCACAGTCCGGCCTTCGCGCGAAGGTGACTCGCGCCGACGACGGCGGAAACGTTCGCATGCTCCTGCGAGACGGCTCGAGCGTGCAGGAAAACCGCGTCGTGACGACCGCCCGCGACCGGGAGATGGGCGAGATGATTCGGGACGATCTGAACGAGGTCCTGACCGACGCCGAGTTTCAGTAG
- the surE gene encoding 5'/3'-nucleotidase SurE, protein MDEQPDILLTNDDGIDAPGLRALYDALTAVGSVTVIAPDRNQSAVGRSLSYGRTSTDSEDFTLDLEESSFTSPVPHTDHELGYAVNGTPCDCAIVGVNALESPPDLVVSGCNAGANLGAYVFSRSGTVSAAMEAAFLGTPSIAVSMDTLGMDGDLEPADFERAAEIAATLAGETHDTGLFDRVDYLNVNVPRPDQEGNGFALTRPTEIYEMDATFEDGGFQLTNRLWQQMANRDIPDPEDTDRHALLEGQVSVSPMRVPHDVVDTDAVRTILERVL, encoded by the coding sequence ATGGACGAGCAGCCGGACATTCTCCTGACGAACGACGACGGGATCGACGCGCCGGGTCTTCGCGCGCTCTACGACGCGCTCACGGCGGTCGGATCGGTCACCGTCATCGCCCCGGATCGCAACCAGAGCGCGGTCGGTCGGTCGCTGTCGTACGGCCGCACGAGCACCGACAGCGAAGATTTCACGCTCGATCTCGAGGAGAGTTCCTTTACGTCGCCCGTTCCCCACACCGACCACGAACTCGGCTACGCCGTCAACGGCACCCCCTGTGACTGTGCGATCGTCGGCGTCAACGCCCTCGAGTCTCCTCCCGATCTCGTCGTCTCGGGCTGTAACGCCGGGGCGAACCTCGGGGCCTACGTCTTCTCGCGGTCGGGGACTGTCAGCGCCGCCATGGAGGCCGCATTTCTCGGCACGCCCTCGATCGCCGTCTCGATGGACACACTCGGCATGGACGGCGACCTCGAGCCTGCGGACTTCGAGCGGGCCGCCGAGATCGCCGCTACGCTGGCGGGCGAGACGCACGACACGGGCCTGTTCGATCGCGTCGACTACCTGAACGTCAACGTCCCGCGGCCGGATCAGGAGGGCAACGGCTTCGCGTTGACGCGGCCGACCGAAATCTATGAAATGGACGCCACCTTCGAAGACGGCGGCTTCCAGTTGACCAACCGCCTCTGGCAGCAGATGGCCAACCGCGACATCCCCGATCCCGAGGACACCGACCGTCACGCGCTGCTCGAGGGACAGGTCTCGGTCTCGCCGATGCGCGTCCCCCACGACGTCGTCGATACCGACGCGGTTCGCACCATTCTCGAGCGCGTGCTCTAA
- the dcd gene encoding dCTP deaminase, translated as MILSDADILRRLEEGDLVVDPLDDPELQIQPASVDLRLGREFLEFQRTNIPCIHPTSEREVDEYVTETVVEDDDDFILHPGDFVLGTTHERVEIPADLIAHVEGRSSLGRLAVVVHATAGLCDPGYRGQITLELSNLGSAPVALTPGMRISQLTFTELKTEAERPYGSDRGSKYQDQAGPQASRIQSDDEFGGDQLERNG; from the coding sequence ATGATCCTCTCCGATGCAGACATTCTGCGCCGGCTCGAGGAGGGCGACCTCGTCGTCGACCCTCTCGACGATCCCGAACTCCAGATCCAGCCCGCGAGCGTCGACCTCCGGCTCGGTCGAGAGTTCCTCGAGTTCCAGCGGACGAACATCCCCTGTATCCACCCCACCTCCGAACGCGAGGTCGACGAGTACGTCACCGAGACGGTCGTCGAAGACGATGACGACTTCATTCTCCACCCCGGTGATTTCGTGCTGGGGACGACCCACGAACGCGTCGAGATCCCGGCGGATCTGATCGCCCACGTCGAAGGGCGCTCATCGCTGGGTCGACTCGCTGTCGTCGTCCACGCCACCGCCGGCCTCTGTGACCCCGGTTATCGCGGCCAGATCACGCTCGAGCTCTCGAATCTCGGCAGCGCCCCCGTCGCGCTCACGCCCGGCATGCGCATCTCCCAGCTGACGTTTACGGAGCTGAAGACCGAAGCCGAACGCCCGTACGGCAGCGACCGCGGCTCGAAGTATCAGGATCAGGCTGGCCCGCAGGCCTCGCGAATCCAGAGTGACGACGAGTTCGGCGGCGATCAACTCGAGCGAAACGGGTAA
- a CDS encoding zinc ribbon domain-containing protein gives MRSKRLQREIDDLVAQGWRIEDEDRDRVVMVNREFGSLASHVVVALLTFWWTMGLGNVVWGAYNYVSNSRRRVLWEDTAGCPDCGAAVSADATYCPDCGASLEDRPRDGPTADGGVLCPACEAVVSEGSQYCRVCGVKLSDVSTPERSENE, from the coding sequence ATGCGAAGCAAACGACTACAGCGCGAGATCGACGACCTCGTCGCCCAGGGCTGGCGGATCGAAGACGAGGATCGCGACCGCGTCGTGATGGTCAATCGAGAGTTCGGATCGCTCGCCTCACACGTCGTCGTGGCGCTGCTGACGTTCTGGTGGACGATGGGTCTCGGCAACGTCGTCTGGGGCGCGTACAACTACGTCTCGAACTCCCGGCGGCGAGTGCTCTGGGAGGACACCGCCGGCTGTCCCGACTGTGGCGCGGCCGTCTCCGCGGACGCCACGTACTGTCCCGACTGTGGGGCGTCACTCGAGGACCGCCCGCGGGACGGCCCAACAGCCGACGGTGGCGTGCTCTGTCCGGCCTGTGAGGCAGTCGTCTCCGAGGGGTCGCAGTACTGCCGTGTCTGTGGCGTGAAACTCTCGGATGTATCCACGCCGGAACGTTCTGAGAACGAATAG
- a CDS encoding DUF2243 domain-containing protein, with protein sequence MVAATSTRWRLLVSGGTVGFGFGAVIDAMIFHVTLQTHHLLSGFYDPYSLDGLRTNVMVDGLFLLVMLGVMVAGLGGLWRTVNGAAERFSTRYLVGAVVVGMGVFNVIDGVVSHYVLDIHNVVHGTEAWNPPWVAISVLLLVVGLGVLWTADGHRAP encoded by the coding sequence ATGGTCGCAGCAACCAGCACGCGATGGCGGCTTCTGGTATCGGGCGGCACAGTCGGCTTCGGCTTCGGTGCCGTCATCGACGCCATGATCTTCCACGTTACGCTCCAGACACATCATCTCCTGTCGGGATTTTACGATCCCTACAGTCTCGATGGATTGCGAACGAACGTCATGGTCGACGGACTGTTCTTGCTGGTCATGCTCGGCGTGATGGTCGCCGGTCTCGGCGGCCTCTGGCGAACCGTCAACGGGGCCGCCGAGCGGTTCTCGACGCGCTATCTCGTCGGCGCGGTCGTCGTCGGAATGGGGGTGTTCAACGTCATCGACGGCGTCGTCAGCCACTACGTGCTCGATATCCACAACGTCGTCCACGGCACCGAAGCGTGGAACCCACCCTGGGTCGCCATCAGCGTCCTCCTCCTCGTGGTCGGTCTGGGTGTGCTGTGGACCGCCGACGGCCACAGAGCGCCGTAA
- a CDS encoding prefoldin subunit beta: protein MQGNLPPEAQEKIEQLQDLQETAQTVAVQKQEAESNLTEAENALDELENIDEETPMYRKVGELLVETEYDEAEADLEDKVDSLEIRVETLEKQEDRVQEQFESLQGELEELLGGGMGGGPSPAGGPGAGGA from the coding sequence ATGCAGGGTAATCTGCCGCCGGAAGCACAGGAGAAAATCGAACAGCTACAGGACCTTCAGGAGACCGCACAGACGGTTGCCGTCCAGAAACAGGAAGCCGAATCGAACCTCACCGAGGCCGAAAACGCCCTCGACGAACTCGAGAACATCGACGAAGAGACGCCGATGTACCGCAAGGTCGGCGAACTGCTCGTCGAGACGGAGTACGACGAGGCCGAAGCCGACCTCGAGGACAAGGTCGACTCCCTCGAAATCCGCGTTGAGACGCTCGAGAAACAGGAAGACCGCGTGCAGGAGCAGTTCGAGAGCCTGCAGGGCGAGCTCGAAGAGCTCCTCGGTGGCGGCATGGGCGGCGGCCCAAGCCCGGCAGGCGGCCCCGGCGCTGGCGGCGCATAA
- a CDS encoding CPBP family intramembrane glutamic endopeptidase, giving the protein MGTSNQQLEQPRGRHDSVSVRALGAFFLLTFAFSWLLWLPKVAIASDIALGGGTMETVLRSVSALPEVGAFGPSVAAFVLVYATHGRAGVSRLVGRALDRSFDRRWLVPIFLLFPLLAAVALGVAVVTGFEPSLPWAGQPVALPIAFVWILLFGGPLQEEFGWRGYALEPLQARLGSFGASLGLGIVWGIWHLPWFYMPSMTMYYNRPIWGFLVTITLLSVVMSWLFDNTGGSLLGMILVHTTFNWSQWAFPAIDSDTGGLVVIGLMAALVLAIVARHGTQTFASQPRN; this is encoded by the coding sequence ATGGGTACTTCGAATCAGCAACTCGAACAGCCTCGAGGGCGGCACGACTCAGTGTCAGTTCGTGCGCTTGGGGCGTTTTTCCTTCTGACGTTTGCGTTCTCGTGGCTGCTGTGGCTCCCGAAGGTCGCGATCGCATCCGACATCGCTCTCGGCGGCGGAACGATGGAGACCGTGCTCCGTTCCGTGAGCGCGCTCCCGGAGGTGGGGGCGTTCGGGCCGTCAGTCGCAGCGTTCGTGCTCGTCTACGCCACTCACGGTCGCGCTGGCGTCAGCCGACTGGTGGGACGGGCACTCGATCGATCGTTCGATCGACGGTGGCTCGTCCCGATTTTCCTCCTCTTTCCGCTGCTTGCAGCCGTCGCGCTCGGCGTCGCCGTCGTGACCGGGTTCGAGCCGTCACTTCCCTGGGCCGGACAGCCGGTCGCGCTGCCGATTGCGTTCGTCTGGATTCTGCTGTTCGGCGGTCCGCTCCAGGAGGAGTTCGGCTGGCGTGGATACGCCCTCGAGCCGCTGCAGGCGCGGTTGGGCTCATTCGGAGCGAGCCTCGGACTCGGCATCGTCTGGGGAATCTGGCACCTGCCGTGGTTCTACATGCCCTCAATGACGATGTACTACAATCGCCCGATTTGGGGGTTTCTTGTCACGATCACGCTGTTGTCGGTCGTGATGTCGTGGCTCTTCGACAACACCGGCGGGAGTCTCCTCGGGATGATCCTGGTTCACACGACGTTCAACTGGTCTCAGTGGGCGTTTCCGGCAATCGACTCGGATACCGGTGGCCTCGTCGTGATTGGACTCATGGCCGCGCTGGTGCTCGCGATCGTCGCCCGCCACGGAACCCAGACGTTCGCGTCACAGCCCCGCAACTGA
- a CDS encoding KEOPS complex subunit Pcc1: MSSHDATLEFEYETPSRARLVADSVRREIGEIDDDRSQTTIERQQSLVRISIEATDVIALRAAINTWFTLVDVAERTATIGERTLESS, from the coding sequence GTGTCTTCTCACGACGCGACCCTCGAGTTCGAGTACGAGACGCCGTCTCGTGCACGGCTCGTCGCCGACAGCGTCCGCCGCGAGATCGGCGAGATCGACGACGACCGCTCCCAGACGACGATCGAGCGCCAGCAGTCGCTCGTCCGCATCTCCATTGAAGCCACGGACGTGATCGCGCTTCGTGCGGCGATCAACACCTGGTTTACGCTCGTCGACGTCGCCGAACGGACTGCCACTATCGGCGAGCGCACGCTCGAGTCCTCGTAA
- a CDS encoding 50S ribosomal protein L37ae, whose amino-acid sequence MAKKGIVGSAGRFGARYGRVARRRVSEIEDDMQNAEVDGDSVTRVGTGIWKNEETGEVFTGGAYRPETPAGRTVKRSIRAALAEDE is encoded by the coding sequence ATGGCCAAGAAAGGAATAGTCGGTAGCGCGGGCCGCTTTGGCGCACGCTACGGTCGCGTTGCCCGACGTCGCGTCAGTGAGATCGAAGACGACATGCAGAACGCCGAGGTTGACGGAGACTCCGTCACCCGCGTCGGCACCGGTATCTGGAAGAACGAAGAGACCGGCGAAGTCTTCACCGGCGGTGCCTACCGCCCGGAGACGCCCGCCGGCCGCACCGTCAAGCGTTCGATCCGCGCTGCACTGGCAGAAGACGAATAA
- a CDS encoding DNA-directed RNA polymerase subunit P, with the protein MSYKCSRCKRDVQIDEYGGVRCPYCGHRVLLKERSRDVKEVDVQ; encoded by the coding sequence ATGAGTTACAAATGCTCCCGCTGTAAGCGCGACGTCCAGATCGACGAGTACGGCGGCGTTCGCTGTCCGTACTGTGGTCACCGCGTGCTCTTAAAAGAGCGCAGCCGCGACGTCAAGGAAGTCGACGTTCAGTAA